In Salinisphaera sp. LB1, one genomic interval encodes:
- the rpsA gene encoding 30S ribosomal protein S1: protein MSESFAELFEQSLQGRTMQPGSLINAEVLEVKNDVVIVDAGLKSEGVIPIDEFYDENGELTVGEGDKVEVALEAVEDGFGATRLSKEKAQRIRTWDFLTEAYENSESVVGHISGKVKGGYTVDVGNIRAFLPGSLVDVRPVRDTTYLEGKPLEFRVIKLDRLRNNVVVSRRDVLKEEYSEERKQLLDTLQEGIVLKGIVKNLVDYGAFVDLGGIDGLLHITDMSWKRIKDPSDVVNVGEEIEVKVLKFDRERTRVSLGLKQLGDDPWVNIARRYPEHTRLFGNVTNITDYGAFVEIEEGVEGLVHVSEMDWTNKNVNPNQIVSVGDEVEVMVLEIDEERRRISLGMKQCQSNPWEDFAAQHARNDVVTGQIKSITDFGIFVGLPGNIDGLVHLSDLSWNEPGEEVVREYSKGDEVEAVVLAIDADRERISLGIKQLAQDPMGSFVADHPKGSIVSGTIASVDARGATVDLGNDVTGYIRASDISRERVEDARSVLSEGEPVEARFVGVDRRNRSISLSIRAKEEKDEQQAMRDYTDTDASTGTTSLGELLKEQMADRDN, encoded by the coding sequence ATGTCTGAAAGTTTCGCCGAACTATTCGAGCAAAGTCTGCAGGGTCGTACCATGCAGCCCGGTTCCCTCATCAACGCTGAGGTACTGGAAGTAAAGAACGATGTCGTGATCGTCGATGCGGGCCTCAAGTCCGAAGGCGTGATCCCGATCGATGAATTCTACGACGAGAACGGCGAACTGACCGTTGGCGAAGGCGACAAGGTTGAAGTCGCCCTTGAGGCCGTGGAAGACGGCTTCGGCGCGACCCGCCTGTCGAAGGAAAAAGCCCAGCGGATCCGGACCTGGGACTTCCTCACCGAAGCCTACGAGAACAGCGAATCCGTTGTCGGCCACATCTCCGGCAAGGTCAAGGGCGGCTACACCGTCGACGTGGGCAACATTCGCGCGTTCCTGCCGGGCTCGCTGGTCGACGTGCGCCCGGTGCGCGACACGACCTATCTCGAAGGCAAGCCGCTCGAGTTCCGCGTCATCAAACTGGACCGTCTGCGTAACAACGTGGTGGTCTCGCGTCGCGACGTGCTCAAGGAAGAGTACAGCGAAGAGCGCAAGCAGCTGCTCGACACGCTGCAGGAAGGCATCGTGCTCAAGGGCATCGTCAAGAACCTGGTCGACTACGGCGCGTTCGTGGACCTGGGTGGCATCGACGGCCTGCTGCACATCACCGACATGTCCTGGAAGCGGATCAAGGATCCCTCGGACGTGGTCAACGTGGGTGAGGAAATCGAAGTCAAGGTGCTCAAGTTCGATCGCGAGCGCACCCGCGTCTCGCTCGGCCTGAAGCAGCTGGGCGACGATCCGTGGGTCAACATTGCGCGCCGCTATCCCGAGCACACCCGTTTGTTCGGTAACGTCACCAACATCACCGACTACGGCGCCTTCGTCGAGATCGAGGAAGGCGTGGAAGGCCTGGTGCACGTGTCCGAGATGGACTGGACCAACAAGAACGTCAACCCGAATCAGATCGTCTCGGTCGGCGACGAGGTCGAGGTCATGGTGCTCGAGATCGACGAAGAGCGCCGTCGTATCTCGCTCGGCATGAAGCAGTGCCAGTCGAACCCGTGGGAAGACTTTGCCGCGCAGCACGCGCGCAACGACGTCGTTACCGGTCAGATCAAGTCGATCACCGACTTCGGCATCTTCGTCGGCTTGCCGGGCAACATCGACGGCCTGGTTCACCTGTCGGACCTGTCCTGGAACGAGCCGGGCGAGGAAGTCGTGCGTGAATACTCCAAGGGCGACGAAGTCGAGGCCGTGGTGCTGGCCATCGATGCCGACCGCGAGCGCATCTCGCTGGGCATCAAGCAGCTGGCCCAGGATCCGATGGGCTCGTTCGTGGCCGATCATCCGAAGGGCAGCATCGTCTCCGGTACCATCGCCTCGGTCGATGCGCGGGGCGCGACCGTCGATCTCGGCAACGATGTGACGGGTTACATCCGGGCGTCGGACATTTCGCGCGAACGTGTCGAGGATGCACGCTCGGTGCTGTCCGAAGGCGAGCCGGTCGAGGCCCGTTTTGTCGGCGTCGATCGTCGCAACCGCTCGATCAGCCTGTCGATCCGGGCCAAGGAAGAAAAGGACGAGCAGCAGGCGATGCGCGATTACACGGATACCGATGCCTCGACCGGTACGACCAGTCTCGGCGAACTGCTCAAGGAGCAGATGGCCGATCGCGAC
- the cmk gene encoding (d)CMP kinase yields MTASAPVITLDGPGGAGKGTLASELARGLGWWLLDSGALYRLVGLSALREGLDAGADADRARAAAIAQGLAVHFVPDTGAGQRVELAGADVTDAIRADDVSEAASRWAALPDIRHALLARQRDFVAPPGLVADGRDMGTVIFPQADLKLYITASADERARRRYAQLSEKGVAANLERIYREIVERDQRDASRDAAPLKPAADAHVIDTTGEDVATSLEKIHDLVAAKGWRVD; encoded by the coding sequence GTGACCGCCAGCGCGCCCGTGATCACGCTCGATGGCCCGGGCGGTGCCGGCAAGGGCACGCTGGCCTCGGAACTGGCGCGTGGCCTCGGCTGGTGGCTGCTCGACAGCGGCGCCCTGTATCGACTGGTGGGCCTGTCCGCATTGCGTGAGGGGCTCGACGCGGGCGCCGATGCCGACCGCGCGCGCGCGGCCGCCATCGCGCAGGGGCTGGCGGTACACTTCGTGCCCGATACGGGGGCGGGCCAGCGCGTCGAGCTGGCGGGCGCGGATGTCACCGACGCCATCCGTGCCGACGATGTCTCGGAAGCGGCCTCGCGCTGGGCGGCCCTGCCTGACATCCGCCACGCGTTATTGGCGCGCCAGCGCGATTTCGTGGCGCCCCCGGGACTGGTCGCCGATGGCCGCGACATGGGCACGGTGATCTTTCCGCAGGCGGACTTGAAGCTCTACATCACGGCCTCTGCCGACGAACGCGCTCGGCGCCGTTACGCGCAGTTGTCCGAAAAAGGTGTTGCTGCTAATCTTGAGCGGATATATCGTGAGATTGTGGAGCGGGACCAACGCGACGCGTCGCGGGATGCGGCTCCACTCAAGCCGGCGGCCGATGCCCATGTCATCGATACCACCGGCGAGGATGTCGCCACCTCGTTGGAGAAGATTCACGACCTGGTGGCGGCCAAGGGCTGGCGCGTCGACTGA
- the aroA gene encoding 3-phosphoshikimate 1-carboxyvinyltransferase, giving the protein MSGRTFHVQPGGALSGEVTVPGDKSISHRAIMFASLARGTSRISGFLESADCLATLNAFGAMGVTHVLDGATCVIEGMGPHGLHAPAAPLDLGNSGTSMRLLSGIMAAQAFDSVLTGDASLSRRPMKRVIDPLRRMGAKIAGRDGDRAPLSITGGARLAAIDYTPPVASAQIKSCVLLAGLYAEGTTRVHEPGVSRDHTERMLDAFGVEIARDGNTVALAGGQALTATDVEVPADLSSAAFFMVGASIAADSDITLRGVGINATRRGVIDILLAMGADIMLENERDQAGERVADIRVRSAELRGIDIGAAEVELAIDECPAIFVAAACAAGTTRVTGAAELRVKECDRIAVMAQGLRKLGVDCHEVEDGLTIVGRPQGDAFGGGEIASHEDHRIAMSFAMAGLRASAPIVIDDCDYVDTSFPGFVELAAQTGLNIQTRAPS; this is encoded by the coding sequence ATGAGCGGTAGGACCTTTCACGTACAACCCGGGGGCGCGCTGAGCGGCGAGGTCACGGTGCCCGGCGACAAGTCGATTTCGCATCGGGCGATCATGTTCGCCTCGCTGGCGCGGGGCACCAGCCGTATTTCGGGTTTTCTGGAAAGTGCCGATTGCCTGGCCACCCTGAACGCATTCGGGGCCATGGGGGTGACGCATGTGCTGGATGGCGCCACATGTGTGATCGAGGGCATGGGCCCGCACGGCCTGCATGCCCCCGCGGCGCCGCTGGATCTGGGCAATTCCGGTACCTCGATGCGGCTGCTGTCCGGCATCATGGCCGCACAGGCCTTCGATTCCGTGTTGACCGGCGATGCCAGCCTGTCGCGCCGGCCGATGAAGCGCGTCATCGACCCGTTGCGCCGGATGGGCGCGAAAATCGCGGGCCGCGACGGCGACCGGGCCCCGCTTTCGATCACCGGCGGCGCCCGACTCGCCGCAATCGACTACACGCCGCCGGTCGCCAGCGCGCAGATCAAGTCCTGCGTCCTGCTGGCCGGGCTGTATGCCGAGGGCACGACGCGCGTACACGAACCGGGGGTTTCTCGCGATCACACCGAGCGCATGCTGGATGCGTTTGGCGTCGAGATCGCGCGCGACGGCAACACGGTGGCCCTGGCCGGTGGCCAGGCGCTTACGGCCACCGATGTCGAGGTGCCGGCGGACCTGTCTTCGGCGGCGTTTTTCATGGTCGGGGCCTCGATCGCGGCGGACAGCGACATCACCCTGCGCGGCGTCGGCATCAATGCCACGCGGCGCGGTGTGATCGATATTCTGCTCGCCATGGGCGCCGATATCATGCTCGAAAACGAGCGCGACCAGGCCGGCGAGCGGGTGGCCGATATCCGGGTGCGTTCGGCCGAACTGCGCGGCATCGACATCGGCGCCGCCGAGGTCGAGCTCGCGATCGATGAATGCCCGGCGATCTTCGTGGCCGCGGCCTGTGCGGCCGGCACCACCCGCGTGACCGGCGCGGCCGAGTTACGGGTCAAGGAATGCGACCGAATCGCCGTGATGGCGCAAGGGCTGCGCAAACTCGGGGTGGACTGCCACGAAGTCGAGGATGGCCTGACCATCGTCGGCCGCCCGCAGGGCGACGCCTTCGGCGGCGGCGAGATCGCCAGCCACGAGGATCACCGCATCGCCATGTCGTTTGCGATGGCGGGGCTGCGCGCGTCCGCGCCCATCGTCATCGACGACTGCGACTACGTCGATACCTCCTTTCCCGGCTTCGTCGAGCTCGCGGCACAGACCGGCTTGAACATCCAGACGCGGGCACCGTCGTGA
- a CDS encoding prephenate dehydrogenase/arogenate dehydrogenase family protein: MTNHGAVLPDIDRIAIVGLGLIGGSIARGLRVAGYGGHLSGAVVNEADAARAIELDMVDACHTRIAPAVADADLIVMATPPGALDPVLREIAAARAPESIVTDTGSSKASVVQAAQHVFAPAARARFVPCHPIAGTENSGIEAGFATLFKARRVILTPDEQTEATALAAVEAMWAALGARVAHMTVAHHDEVLAATSHVPHVLAYTLVDTLAAMAERTEIFAYAAGGFADFTRIASSDPALWRDIVSANREPVLHTLDAYIDRLQRVRAAIAAGDDGRVDEVFQRAKTARDGFASQRERDER; this comes from the coding sequence ATGACGAATCACGGCGCCGTGTTGCCGGATATCGACCGTATCGCGATCGTGGGCCTGGGCTTGATCGGCGGCTCCATCGCGCGCGGGCTGCGCGTAGCCGGCTACGGCGGGCATCTTTCCGGCGCCGTGGTGAACGAGGCGGATGCGGCGCGTGCGATCGAACTCGATATGGTGGATGCGTGCCACACCCGGATCGCGCCGGCCGTCGCCGACGCCGATCTGATCGTCATGGCCACGCCCCCGGGCGCGCTCGACCCGGTGTTGCGCGAGATCGCCGCCGCGCGGGCGCCTGAGTCGATCGTGACCGATACCGGCAGCAGCAAGGCCAGCGTGGTGCAGGCGGCACAGCACGTGTTCGCGCCCGCGGCCCGCGCGCGTTTCGTGCCGTGTCACCCGATTGCGGGCACGGAAAACAGCGGCATCGAGGCGGGCTTCGCCACATTGTTCAAGGCCCGGCGCGTGATCCTGACGCCGGACGAACAGACCGAGGCGACCGCACTGGCCGCGGTCGAGGCGATGTGGGCGGCGCTCGGCGCGCGGGTCGCGCACATGACGGTGGCGCACCACGACGAGGTGCTGGCGGCCACCAGCCACGTGCCGCATGTGCTGGCCTATACCCTGGTCGACACATTGGCCGCGATGGCCGAGCGCACCGAAATTTTCGCCTATGCGGCCGGTGGCTTCGCGGACTTTACCCGCATCGCCTCTAGCGATCCGGCGTTGTGGCGCGATATCGTCAGCGCCAATCGCGAGCCGGTTCTGCACACGCTCGACGCCTACATCGATCGGCTCCAGCGGGTGCGGGCCGCCATCGCCGCCGGCGACGACGGGCGGGTTGATGAAGTTTTCCAGCGCGCGAAAACCGCGCGCGATGGGTTTGCGTCACAGCGGGAGCGCGACGAGCGATGA
- the hisC gene encoding histidinol-phosphate transaminase, with the protein MPKTLSEQAHAGIHGLSAYVPGKPIEDLKRELGLSSIIKLASNENPLGTAPAARAALANFDGDLYRYPDGSGYELKHKIAARHGVEPDRVTLGNGSDDILELTGRVFLGPGKNAVVSQHSFAVYPIVARAVGADVREVPALPGDGEMPYGHDLDAMLAAIDDNTGVVFIANPNNPTGTWVTPDALAAFLDRVPPATVVVLDQAYIEYQTQAAMVDEAAWLARYGNLVITRTFSKIFGMAALRFGYGLSSTMVADFLNRIRQPFNVNMIALHCAAAAIDDHDFIARSIASNTQERARLSDALAARGLACLPSQANFVTFDTGREARPVYQALLHEGVIVRPLAGYGLPKHLRVTVGCAADNERFIAALDRVLGL; encoded by the coding sequence ATGCCGAAAACCCTGTCCGAACAGGCTCACGCCGGAATTCACGGTCTGTCCGCCTACGTGCCGGGCAAGCCGATCGAGGACCTCAAGCGTGAGCTGGGCCTGAGCTCGATCATCAAGCTTGCCTCCAACGAAAATCCGCTCGGCACCGCGCCGGCCGCACGCGCGGCGTTGGCGAATTTCGACGGCGACCTGTATCGCTACCCGGACGGCAGCGGTTACGAGCTCAAACATAAAATTGCCGCGCGTCACGGTGTCGAGCCCGACCGTGTCACGCTCGGCAACGGCTCGGACGATATCCTTGAACTCACCGGACGGGTGTTTCTCGGTCCGGGCAAGAACGCGGTGGTTTCGCAGCACTCGTTCGCGGTCTACCCGATCGTCGCGCGTGCCGTGGGCGCCGACGTGCGCGAAGTGCCGGCGCTGCCCGGCGATGGTGAGATGCCCTACGGGCACGATCTGGACGCCATGCTCGCGGCGATCGACGACAACACCGGCGTGGTGTTCATCGCCAACCCGAACAATCCGACCGGCACCTGGGTCACGCCCGACGCGCTGGCGGCATTTCTCGATCGCGTGCCGCCGGCGACGGTCGTGGTGCTGGATCAGGCCTACATCGAATACCAGACGCAGGCGGCGATGGTGGACGAGGCCGCCTGGCTGGCGCGATACGGTAATCTCGTCATCACGCGGACATTCTCCAAGATCTTCGGCATGGCCGCGCTCCGCTTCGGCTATGGCCTGAGCTCGACCATGGTGGCGGATTTCCTCAACCGTATTCGTCAGCCGTTCAACGTGAACATGATCGCGCTGCATTGCGCGGCCGCCGCCATCGACGACCACGACTTCATCGCGCGCTCGATTGCGTCCAACACGCAGGAACGCGCGCGTCTGAGCGATGCGTTGGCGGCGCGGGGGCTCGCTTGCCTGCCGAGCCAGGCTAATTTCGTCACCTTCGATACCGGGCGCGAGGCACGCCCGGTCTATCAGGCCCTGTTGCATGAAGGCGTGATCGTGCGGCCGCTGGCCGGCTATGGGCTGCCGAAGCATCTGCGCGTAACCGTCGGGTGTGCCGCCGATAACGAGCGCTTCATCGCGGCGCTCGACCGCGTGCTCGGCCTATGA